From Alcaligenes faecalis, the proteins below share one genomic window:
- a CDS encoding GNAT family N-acetyltransferase translates to MAALRHRLTALFEPRSVLVVSTLPLPLINEMPARLAGRITQARITATQVLVPDRLEGLTDTQRLDLALVCIEPVRLPQALDAIRVHKPRVVLLLPSNLASRDPMEDMVYARSWARINNCLVLGPRAFGVQRPHLGINLSHEPQMALAGRVALVSQSRSITSALMDWAEDVSLGFSAIVSVGDEAVIDVPEVLEYLAMDPRTDSIALYLEHTPASRRFTSALHAVAAVKPVVVLKVGGQRQQGEAHEAVFNALMRRVGAVRIRYFVQLFSALKVLVYTRRPKGRRIALFSNGNGAAQMALDVLGSDAAVTCPELSPSTQRALDNLLAPGDQVQNPVVTYVPLTPMRIDSVISTLLDDKDIDGVLVLLTPDPLADMPAVSRELAMLSASARKPIITCLIGDADMRPLRHLLDGVGTPAFRTPDTAANAFDLLARYHYNQHLSQQTLPPLPLGTLPEVEPARELVRQIQSERREASEQECRDLLRYFHVPVVDLRVTHDQGEPDPDVPPMGLRFETDDKLGPYAVFGGADHADWLSSSYPAVELPPLNRYLARQLVERSPLWRKSLSSQLTPLVLTQLLQVLERLSDLMSELPGVRRVVLDPIMAGENSLYIKSISISLSKQSMLVLPETAGYRHMAIHPYPRHMIERRQFKDGQRWTLRPIRPEDAEALQTFMRGLSDESRYMRFVSMLRELTPRMLSRYTRIDYDRELALIATVRSPNPDNRNHPRDEIIGFAHYLRNGDGRGAEYALVIGDAWQRRGLGVTLMEALIQAAAEQGLTYIDGYVLASNAPMQALMKRLGFQNDADPEDPSMRRVWLDLGETRRSD, encoded by the coding sequence ATGGCAGCCCTAAGGCATCGTCTGACAGCATTGTTTGAGCCCCGTTCGGTGTTGGTCGTTTCCACCTTGCCCTTGCCCCTGATCAACGAGATGCCAGCCCGATTGGCTGGACGGATCACGCAGGCACGGATTACGGCCACGCAGGTGCTGGTGCCCGATCGTCTGGAAGGATTGACCGATACACAGCGTCTGGATCTGGCGCTGGTGTGTATTGAACCGGTGCGTTTGCCGCAGGCTCTGGATGCCATTCGAGTGCACAAGCCGCGTGTGGTTCTGCTCCTGCCTTCGAATCTGGCTTCCCGCGATCCCATGGAAGACATGGTGTATGCGCGCTCCTGGGCCCGTATCAATAATTGTCTGGTGCTGGGGCCGCGTGCCTTCGGAGTACAGCGGCCACATCTGGGCATCAATTTAAGTCACGAGCCGCAAATGGCATTGGCGGGCCGCGTGGCGCTGGTGTCCCAGTCGCGCTCCATTACCTCGGCCTTGATGGACTGGGCTGAAGATGTCAGCCTGGGTTTCTCCGCCATTGTGTCGGTAGGGGACGAGGCTGTTATCGACGTGCCCGAGGTGCTGGAGTATCTGGCCATGGACCCGCGCACAGACAGTATTGCGCTGTATCTGGAGCACACGCCTGCGTCTCGCCGTTTTACCAGTGCCTTGCATGCGGTGGCGGCTGTCAAACCTGTGGTGGTCCTGAAGGTAGGCGGCCAGCGTCAGCAGGGCGAGGCCCACGAGGCGGTATTCAATGCCTTGATGCGGCGCGTGGGGGCGGTGCGCATCCGTTATTTTGTGCAGCTGTTCTCGGCCCTGAAGGTGCTGGTGTATACCCGTCGTCCCAAAGGGCGGCGTATTGCCTTGTTTTCCAATGGGAACGGCGCGGCGCAGATGGCCCTGGACGTACTCGGTTCGGATGCGGCGGTGACGTGTCCGGAGCTGTCGCCCTCGACCCAGCGAGCGCTGGATAATCTGCTGGCGCCTGGCGACCAGGTTCAGAACCCGGTGGTGACCTATGTGCCGTTGACGCCCATGCGTATCGACTCGGTCATTTCTACCTTGCTGGACGATAAGGATATCGACGGAGTGCTGGTCTTGTTGACCCCGGACCCTTTGGCCGATATGCCGGCGGTATCGCGTGAGTTGGCCATGTTGTCGGCCAGTGCTCGCAAGCCCATCATTACCTGCTTGATTGGGGATGCGGATATGCGGCCCCTGCGTCATCTGCTGGATGGGGTGGGGACACCGGCTTTCCGTACCCCGGATACGGCGGCCAATGCCTTTGACCTGCTGGCCCGCTATCACTACAACCAGCATTTGTCGCAGCAAACCCTGCCGCCTTTGCCGCTGGGCACCTTGCCAGAGGTAGAGCCTGCTCGCGAACTGGTGCGCCAGATTCAAAGCGAGCGACGCGAGGCCAGCGAACAGGAGTGTCGTGATTTGCTGCGCTACTTCCATGTGCCTGTGGTGGATTTGCGCGTGACGCACGATCAGGGAGAGCCTGATCCCGATGTTCCGCCCATGGGTCTGCGTTTTGAGACCGATGACAAGCTGGGCCCTTACGCCGTGTTCGGTGGAGCCGATCACGCGGATTGGCTTTCCTCATCCTATCCGGCGGTAGAACTGCCACCTCTGAACCGCTATCTGGCACGCCAGTTGGTAGAGCGTAGTCCTTTGTGGCGCAAGAGCCTGTCCTCGCAATTGACCCCTTTGGTGTTGACGCAGCTGTTGCAGGTGCTGGAGCGTTTGTCGGACTTGATGAGCGAGCTGCCCGGTGTGCGTCGCGTGGTGCTGGACCCCATCATGGCGGGCGAGAACAGTCTGTATATCAAGAGTATTTCGATCTCGTTGAGCAAGCAGTCCATGCTGGTGCTGCCCGAGACAGCGGGTTATCGCCATATGGCGATTCACCCCTACCCGCGTCACATGATTGAACGGCGTCAGTTCAAGGACGGGCAGCGCTGGACCTTGCGCCCGATCCGCCCTGAGGATGCCGAGGCCCTGCAGACTTTTATGCGTGGCCTGTCGGACGAAAGCCGCTACATGCGCTTTGTGTCCATGCTGCGCGAACTGACACCACGCATGCTGTCCCGCTACACCCGCATCGACTACGACCGGGAGCTGGCCTTGATCGCCACTGTGCGTTCACCCAACCCAGATAACCGTAACCATCCGCGCGACGAGATTATTGGCTTTGCCCACTATCTTCGTAATGGTGATGGTCGGGGGGCGGAATACGCCCTGGTCATTGGGGATGCCTGGCAGCGGCGCGGTCTGGGCGTCACCTTGATGGAGGCGCTGATACAGGCCGCCGCCGAGCAGGGGCTGACCTATATAGACGGTTATGTGCTGGCTTCCAATGCGCCCATGCAAGCCTTGATGAAACGTCTGGGCTTTCAGAACGACGCCGACCCGGAAGATCCCAGCATGCGTCGTGTCTGGCTGGATCTGGGCGAAACGCGCCGATCGGACTGA
- the mgtA gene encoding magnesium-translocating P-type ATPase, whose product MVTPVPQEHYMSIQQHRPPLRSVDHDAKLRTATETGLSLETALASVQANLNGLTDAEALSRLTEYGPNEVARDKPAHALIQLALAFKNPFIAVLMVLAAVSAVTDIILPMRSGEEVDYTGVLIIVVMVTLSGLLRFWQEYRSGKAAQALKAMVRTTASVQRRSTVSSATVMREIPMSQIVPGDIVRLSAGDMIPADLRLIESRDLFVSQAALTGEALPVEKYDVFSAVSSKSATASSSQAGVLEQNNMCFMGTNVVSGTATAVVIATGARTYFGSLAKAIVGSRAETSFDRGVNSVSWLLIRFMLVMVPIVLLINGFSKGDWTEAFLFALAVAVGLTPEMLPMIVSSNLAKGAVAMAKNKVVVKRLNAIQNFGAMDVLCTDKTGTLTQDRIILEHHLGLDDRNSPRILELALLNSLHQSGVKNLMDQAVLRFAEKTPSALQAIGSYRKIDELPFDFVRRRLSVVVQNPQGEQLMVCKGAVEEMLSIATHVQDGDQRLPLDTEQRARLLKMAYRYNSDGFRVLLIATRSIPVEQAKSRYEAQNEREMTVQGLLTFLDPPKESAAQAIAALTEHGVAVKVLTGDNEIITAKICREVGLEPGKPLLGPEIELMQDPDLRCAVERHSVFAKLTPLQKSRVLKALQANGHTVGFLGDGINDAPALRDADVGISVDSGTDIAKESADIILLEKNLLVLEEGVIKGRETFGNIIKYLNMTASSNFGNVFSVLVASAFIPFLPMLAIHLLIQNLLYDISQLALPWDRMDKDFLRKPRKWDAKNIGRFMIWIGPTSSIFDITTFVLMWYVFGANTPELQSLFQSGWFIEGLLSQTLVVHMLRTQKIPFIQSTAALPVMLMTFLIAAVGIYLPFSGVGAMVGLQPLPWEYFPWLIGTLLAYCLVAQGMKMLYIRRFGQWF is encoded by the coding sequence ATGGTCACGCCTGTACCCCAGGAGCATTACATGAGCATTCAACAACACCGTCCGCCACTGCGTTCAGTGGACCACGACGCCAAGCTGCGCACGGCCACCGAAACCGGGCTTAGCCTGGAGACGGCTCTGGCCTCTGTGCAAGCCAATCTGAACGGCCTGACCGACGCTGAAGCCTTGAGCCGCCTGACCGAATACGGCCCTAACGAGGTCGCCCGGGACAAGCCCGCCCACGCCCTGATTCAATTGGCTCTGGCCTTTAAAAATCCCTTTATTGCGGTCCTGATGGTGCTGGCCGCCGTCAGTGCTGTCACCGACATTATTTTGCCCATGCGCTCGGGCGAAGAAGTGGACTACACCGGCGTGCTGATTATTGTGGTCATGGTCACATTAAGCGGCCTGCTGCGTTTCTGGCAGGAGTATCGTTCCGGCAAAGCCGCCCAGGCCCTGAAAGCCATGGTGCGTACCACCGCCAGCGTGCAACGACGCTCTACCGTGTCCAGCGCCACAGTCATGCGCGAAATTCCCATGAGCCAGATCGTGCCGGGCGATATTGTGCGCCTGTCGGCTGGCGACATGATTCCGGCAGACTTGCGCTTGATAGAGTCCCGAGACTTGTTCGTCAGCCAGGCGGCTCTAACGGGTGAAGCCCTGCCTGTCGAAAAGTACGATGTCTTTAGCGCAGTCAGCAGCAAAAGTGCCACGGCGTCCAGCTCCCAGGCCGGCGTGCTGGAACAGAACAATATGTGCTTTATGGGCACCAACGTGGTCAGCGGCACAGCCACGGCCGTCGTTATTGCCACCGGCGCCAGGACCTATTTTGGATCGCTGGCCAAGGCCATTGTGGGTTCGCGCGCCGAGACCTCGTTTGACCGGGGTGTGAACAGCGTCAGCTGGCTGCTGATTCGCTTCATGCTGGTCATGGTGCCTATCGTGCTGCTGATCAACGGTTTTTCCAAAGGCGACTGGACCGAAGCCTTCCTGTTCGCACTGGCCGTTGCCGTGGGCCTGACCCCTGAAATGCTGCCCATGATTGTGTCCTCCAACCTGGCCAAAGGCGCGGTGGCCATGGCCAAGAACAAGGTGGTGGTCAAACGTCTGAACGCGATCCAGAACTTTGGTGCCATGGACGTGCTGTGCACCGACAAGACCGGCACCCTGACACAAGACCGCATCATTCTGGAGCACCATCTGGGTCTGGATGATCGCAACAGCCCACGTATTCTGGAACTGGCCCTGCTCAACAGCCTGCACCAAAGCGGTGTGAAAAATCTGATGGATCAGGCCGTGCTACGCTTTGCAGAGAAAACACCCTCTGCCCTGCAAGCCATCGGCTCCTACCGCAAGATAGACGAACTGCCTTTTGACTTTGTGCGGCGTCGCCTGTCGGTTGTCGTACAAAACCCCCAGGGCGAACAGTTGATGGTGTGCAAAGGTGCGGTGGAAGAAATGCTAAGCATTGCCACCCACGTGCAAGATGGTGATCAACGCTTGCCACTGGATACCGAGCAGCGTGCCCGTCTGCTGAAAATGGCCTACCGCTACAACTCGGACGGCTTCCGTGTCTTGCTGATTGCCACTCGCAGCATTCCTGTCGAACAGGCCAAGAGCCGTTACGAGGCCCAGAACGAACGCGAGATGACCGTGCAAGGCTTGCTGACCTTCCTGGACCCACCCAAAGAAAGTGCTGCCCAAGCGATTGCCGCCCTGACCGAGCACGGTGTGGCCGTGAAAGTCCTGACCGGCGATAACGAAATCATTACCGCAAAAATCTGCCGTGAAGTGGGGCTGGAGCCCGGCAAACCTTTGCTGGGGCCTGAAATCGAGCTGATGCAAGACCCCGATCTGCGTTGCGCTGTCGAACGTCACTCGGTTTTTGCCAAGCTCACTCCCCTGCAAAAATCGCGTGTGCTCAAAGCGCTACAGGCCAATGGTCACACCGTCGGTTTTCTGGGTGATGGCATCAACGACGCCCCCGCCCTGCGCGATGCCGACGTGGGTATTTCGGTCGATAGCGGCACGGATATTGCCAAGGAGTCGGCAGACATCATCCTGCTGGAAAAGAACCTGCTGGTTCTGGAAGAAGGCGTGATCAAAGGCCGCGAGACCTTTGGCAATATCATCAAGTACCTGAACATGACGGCCAGCTCCAACTTTGGCAATGTGTTCTCGGTGCTGGTAGCCAGTGCCTTCATCCCCTTCCTGCCCATGTTGGCCATTCACTTGCTGATTCAGAACCTGCTCTACGATATCTCCCAGCTGGCTTTGCCCTGGGACCGCATGGACAAGGACTTTCTGCGCAAGCCCCGCAAATGGGATGCCAAGAATATTGGCCGCTTCATGATCTGGATTGGCCCGACCTCGTCCATCTTCGACATCACTACCTTTGTCTTGATGTGGTACGTCTTTGGAGCGAATACGCCCGAACTGCAATCGCTGTTCCAGTCCGGCTGGTTTATTGAGGGCCTGCTCTCGCAGACACTGGTCGTGCATATGCTGCGTACGCAAAAGATCCCTTTCATCCAAAGCACGGCAGCCCTGCCTGTGATGCTGATGACCTTCCTGATTGCCGCTGTTGGCATTTACCTGCCCTTCTCCGGCGTGGGTGCCATGGTGGGCCTGCAGCCACTACCTTGGGAATACTTCCCTTGGCTGATCGGCACCTTGCTGGCGTACTGCCTGGTCGCACAGGGTATGAAAATGCTGTACATCCGCCGCTTTGGCCAATGGTTCTAA
- a CDS encoding sensor histidine kinase has translation MTPPLRFLSSKTYRALALTGICILMALVFIADTVTNYAIAAAVFHTPLLLIAIRFLSARQVIALTSISMVLTVISFALTRSGDYDVGLVNTGISIIAIAITSYLGLKLKSVQAAAHETREHLLRLSRLTTLGQLSTSIAHEVSQPLAAINSSAGACQRWLEASPPNVEKAQAAAQRIVYDAQRAKDVLDRVRSITRNEAPTSSAFDLNLALTELLSLSGGEMRRQHIDLRLALQSDLPPVFADRVQVQQVMANLLLNAIEALSPPSDYHAAHITIETSLLPGDKPQANKVLFSIKDNGPGLSGTQLSQLFDTFWTTKASGLGLGLTISRTIIDANNGHIWATDQPDGGAAFHFTLPLAP, from the coding sequence ATGACACCACCCCTTCGCTTCCTATCGAGCAAAACGTACCGAGCCTTGGCCCTGACCGGCATTTGCATCTTGATGGCACTGGTCTTTATTGCCGATACGGTCACCAACTACGCTATTGCTGCCGCGGTCTTTCATACTCCGCTGCTGCTGATAGCGATTCGCTTCCTGTCCGCCCGACAGGTGATTGCCCTGACCAGCATCAGCATGGTGCTGACTGTCATCAGTTTCGCCCTGACCCGCTCGGGCGACTACGATGTGGGCCTGGTCAATACCGGCATCAGCATTATTGCCATCGCCATCACCTCGTATCTGGGGCTGAAGCTCAAGTCCGTACAGGCAGCAGCGCATGAGACACGCGAGCATTTGCTGCGCCTGTCCCGTTTGACTACCCTGGGGCAGCTCAGCACCTCCATTGCCCATGAGGTCAGCCAGCCTCTGGCCGCCATCAACAGCAGCGCGGGTGCCTGTCAGCGCTGGCTGGAGGCCTCGCCCCCTAATGTGGAGAAGGCACAGGCTGCCGCACAGCGGATTGTGTACGACGCCCAACGCGCCAAAGATGTCCTGGACCGGGTACGCAGCATTACCCGTAACGAAGCACCGACCAGCAGCGCTTTTGATCTGAACCTGGCCTTGACCGAGCTGCTGAGCCTGTCCGGTGGCGAGATGCGACGTCAGCATATTGATCTGCGTCTGGCCTTGCAGTCCGATCTGCCCCCGGTCTTTGCCGACCGGGTTCAGGTTCAGCAGGTGATGGCCAATTTGCTGCTCAATGCCATTGAAGCCCTGTCTCCTCCCTCGGACTATCATGCGGCTCATATCACCATAGAGACCAGCCTCTTGCCCGGCGACAAGCCGCAAGCCAACAAGGTGCTGTTTTCCATCAAGGACAACGGCCCCGGCCTGTCGGGCACGCAGTTGTCCCAATTGTTTGATACCTTCTGGACCACCAAGGCAAGCGGTCTGGGCCTGGGTCTGACCATCAGCCGCACCATTATTGATGCCAATAACGGCCATATCTGGGCGACTGACCAGCCTGATGGCGGTGCTGCCTTTCATTTCACCTTACCTTTGGCGCCATGA
- a CDS encoding response regulator transcription factor encodes MTENLDSSLNTPTVYIIDDDPSVRAALDDLLASVGLNALSFASTRDFLAHPLSEAPACLVLDVRMPEQSGTDFHLQMESRGLHMPVIFITGHGDIHMAVKAIKHGAWDFLTKPFADQALIDAVQSALAADAQRKEEARTRLTLQQRWDSLNAGERDVFERVVQGLLNKQIAAELDVKEVTVKVRRARVMQKMQAGSLAELVRQFDQLKTESGH; translated from the coding sequence ATGACAGAAAATCTGGACTCCTCTCTGAACACGCCCACGGTCTACATCATTGATGATGATCCGTCCGTTCGCGCTGCCCTGGACGATTTACTGGCCAGCGTAGGCTTGAACGCGCTAAGTTTTGCTTCCACGCGGGACTTTCTGGCACACCCTTTATCCGAGGCCCCCGCCTGCCTGGTGCTGGATGTGCGCATGCCCGAGCAAAGCGGCACGGACTTTCATTTGCAGATGGAGTCGCGCGGGCTGCACATGCCGGTCATCTTTATTACAGGCCACGGCGATATTCATATGGCGGTCAAAGCCATCAAGCATGGTGCCTGGGATTTTCTGACTAAACCGTTTGCGGATCAGGCCCTGATTGATGCCGTGCAGTCGGCTCTGGCCGCTGATGCGCAGCGCAAGGAAGAAGCCAGAACCCGCCTGACCTTGCAGCAACGCTGGGACAGCCTGAACGCGGGCGAGCGCGATGTGTTCGAGCGGGTGGTACAAGGCCTGCTGAACAAGCAGATCGCTGCCGAGCTGGATGTGAAGGAAGTTACGGTCAAAGTGCGACGCGCACGCGTGATGCAAAAAATGCAGGCCGGTTCGCTGGCCGAGCTGGTGCGTCAGTTCGATCAGCTCAAGACAGAAAGCGGCCATTAG